One region of Limnospira fusiformis SAG 85.79 genomic DNA includes:
- a CDS encoding SLBB domain-containing protein, whose protein sequence is MGANLNPIKSLFLTSLYSVASIIPLAIITSGGKSMAQRIPDRCILPRSFVNQPLPRGGGQPAPVQPDWPTLLELFRNVDAPIQTRPSGIPVEPSVFEGPVGDRMKSYELGPGDQIFIDVFVNGQRSQELTIPNATIGPQGSLAMPLIGLVELEGLTLEQVRQNIQPRLAQFVRNPEVVVSLVNQRPVQVTVTGKIARPGFYPLPSPQLIVALTTAGGTRPGADLRRITVRRTLPTGQTLETQIDLFTPLLLGMEPPNIRLSDRDVITVPTMEVSPSEGVERDLLENYSLAAAPVPAQVTVVGEVVQPGFYTLPAGGSRVSTALLAAGGATLTADLRTVLVCRTTVDGRVLEDIIDLYTPLAEATALPDVSLSNGDSVIVLPLAPDVDERDYDRKLVASSTLVNQQITVRILSYAGNAIGAVALPNGSTFIDILANVPLQTGDLDKIALIRYDRQSRQTTTQILNGKNVLRGDQTDNILLQDEDVIVINRNLITQVTVFLNNFTQPFRDVLGFTLFFQQLINSAERLFGPDQ, encoded by the coding sequence ATGGGCGCTAACCTCAACCCGATTAAATCCCTATTCCTCACCAGTCTCTACTCAGTGGCGAGTATTATTCCTTTAGCCATCATCACCAGTGGCGGAAAGTCTATGGCTCAAAGGATACCTGATCGGTGCATCTTACCTCGCTCCTTTGTGAATCAACCCCTACCGAGAGGCGGCGGACAACCCGCACCAGTACAACCGGACTGGCCTACACTATTAGAGCTTTTCCGCAATGTGGATGCTCCCATTCAGACCAGACCCTCTGGTATTCCGGTGGAACCTTCTGTGTTTGAAGGCCCTGTTGGCGATCGCATGAAAAGTTATGAGCTAGGACCTGGAGATCAGATTTTTATTGATGTGTTTGTCAATGGTCAGCGTTCCCAAGAATTAACTATTCCCAATGCTACCATTGGTCCTCAAGGTTCCCTAGCTATGCCTTTAATTGGTCTAGTGGAATTGGAAGGATTAACCTTAGAACAGGTGCGCCAGAATATTCAACCCCGCCTAGCTCAATTTGTCAGAAACCCTGAAGTTGTCGTCTCTCTGGTCAATCAGCGACCGGTACAAGTCACCGTGACCGGAAAAATTGCCAGACCAGGTTTTTATCCCCTACCATCACCACAGCTAATTGTCGCCTTGACTACGGCGGGGGGAACTAGACCAGGGGCAGATTTACGACGGATTACTGTGCGCCGGACTTTACCCACCGGACAAACCCTCGAAACCCAAATCGACCTATTTACCCCCCTATTATTGGGTATGGAACCGCCTAATATTCGCCTAAGCGATCGCGATGTGATTACAGTTCCCACTATGGAGGTTAGCCCATCAGAAGGCGTAGAGCGAGATCTGTTAGAAAATTATAGTCTGGCTGCTGCACCAGTTCCCGCCCAAGTAACCGTCGTTGGGGAAGTTGTGCAACCAGGTTTCTATACCCTCCCGGCTGGGGGTTCTCGCGTCTCTACGGCTCTGTTAGCGGCCGGAGGTGCGACATTAACTGCTGATTTGCGTACCGTCCTAGTTTGTCGCACTACCGTTGATGGTCGAGTTTTAGAAGATATCATAGATCTATATACACCCTTAGCAGAAGCTACGGCTCTCCCGGATGTTTCTCTATCTAATGGTGATTCGGTGATTGTACTACCACTAGCTCCTGATGTGGATGAGAGAGACTACGATCGCAAATTAGTGGCTAGTTCAACTTTAGTTAACCAGCAAATTACCGTCAGAATTCTTAGTTATGCCGGAAATGCGATCGGTGCTGTAGCCTTACCCAATGGTAGCACCTTTATTGATATCCTCGCCAATGTACCTTTACAAACTGGAGACCTCGATAAAATTGCCCTGATTCGATATGACCGACAATCTCGACAAACAACTACTCAGATTCTGAATGGTAAAAATGTACTTAGAGGAGACCAAACCGACAACATTCTACTACAAGATGAAGATGTGATTGTGATTAATCGTAATCTGATTACCCAGGTCACTGTGTTTCTCAATAACTTTACCCAACCCTTTCGCGATGTCCTCGGTTTTACTCTCTTCTTTCAACAACTCATTAACTCGGCTGAACGATTATTTGGACCCGACCAATAA
- the ftsH2 gene encoding ATP-dependent zinc metalloprotease FtsH2, with protein MKTSWRTILLWTIPALVIGFFLWQGAFAASPTDIAQNNTASTRMTYGRFLDYLDAGRVTSVDLYEGGRTAIVEAIDPQLDNGVQRLRVDLPNNAPELISRLRAANISFDSHPPRNDGAIWGLLGNLVFPILLIVGLFFLFRRSNNVPGGPGQAMNFGKSKARFSMEAKTGVLFDDVAGVEEAKEELQEVVTFLKKPERFTAVGARIPKGVLLVGPPGTGKTLLAKAIAGEAGVPFFSISGSEFVEMFVGVGASRVRDLFKKAKETAPCIVFIDEIDAVGRQRGAGIGGGNDEREQTLNQLLTEMDGFEGNTGIIIIAATNRPDVLDSALLRPGRFDRQVIVDAPDIKGRLSVLEVHARNKKLADQVSLEAIARRTPGFTGADLANLLNEAAILTARRRKEAITMAEIDDAVDRVVAGMEGTPLLDGKTKRLIAYHEIGHAIVGTLIKDHDPVQKVTLVPRGQARGLTWFMPDEDQGLISRSQILARITGALGGRAAEDVIFGDAEVTTGAGGDLQQVAGMARQMVTRYGMSDLGPLSLESSQGEVFLGRDFATRTEYSNQIASRIDSQIKAIAEHCYQDACQIIRDHREVIDRLVDLLIEKETIDGDEFRQIVAEYTEVPEKERFAPVL; from the coding sequence ATGAAAACGTCTTGGAGAACAATTCTGCTATGGACGATCCCGGCTCTGGTGATCGGGTTCTTCCTATGGCAGGGTGCTTTTGCTGCTTCCCCGACAGATATAGCCCAAAATAATACAGCCAGCACTCGCATGACTTATGGCCGATTCTTAGATTATCTCGATGCTGGGCGCGTTACCAGTGTCGATCTATATGAGGGGGGACGGACGGCGATCGTCGAGGCAATTGATCCTCAATTAGACAATGGAGTGCAGCGCCTACGGGTCGATTTGCCTAATAACGCCCCGGAACTAATTTCTCGCCTGCGTGCTGCTAATATTAGCTTTGACTCTCACCCTCCCCGTAATGATGGCGCGATTTGGGGACTTTTAGGAAATTTGGTTTTCCCGATTTTGTTGATTGTGGGACTGTTTTTCCTGTTCCGCCGTTCTAATAATGTGCCGGGTGGCCCTGGTCAAGCCATGAACTTCGGTAAGTCTAAGGCTCGTTTCTCTATGGAAGCCAAAACCGGGGTTTTGTTTGATGATGTAGCCGGGGTTGAGGAAGCTAAAGAAGAACTCCAAGAGGTGGTTACCTTCCTGAAAAAGCCGGAACGCTTTACGGCTGTTGGGGCGAGAATTCCTAAAGGTGTTTTGTTGGTTGGACCTCCGGGAACTGGTAAAACTCTCCTGGCTAAGGCGATCGCTGGTGAGGCTGGGGTTCCCTTCTTTAGCATCTCTGGTTCGGAATTTGTGGAGATGTTTGTTGGGGTTGGGGCTTCCAGGGTCCGCGATTTGTTTAAGAAGGCTAAGGAAACTGCCCCCTGTATCGTCTTTATTGATGAAATTGATGCGGTCGGTCGCCAGCGTGGTGCTGGTATTGGCGGCGGTAATGATGAACGAGAACAGACCCTTAACCAGTTATTAACTGAAATGGATGGTTTTGAGGGTAACACGGGCATTATTATTATTGCTGCTACTAACCGCCCAGACGTTCTTGATTCGGCTTTGTTGCGACCAGGAAGGTTCGATCGCCAAGTTATAGTCGATGCTCCTGATATTAAGGGCCGTCTGTCAGTTTTGGAAGTTCACGCCCGCAATAAAAAACTTGCCGATCAGGTGTCTCTGGAAGCGATCGCTCGTCGGACTCCCGGATTTACTGGGGCTGACCTGGCGAACCTACTTAATGAAGCTGCTATCCTCACCGCCCGCCGCCGCAAGGAGGCTATTACCATGGCGGAAATTGATGATGCCGTTGATCGGGTAGTGGCGGGTATGGAAGGAACCCCCCTCCTTGATGGTAAAACTAAGCGTCTGATTGCTTATCATGAGATCGGACACGCGATCGTTGGTACTCTGATTAAAGATCATGATCCCGTTCAAAAAGTAACCCTAGTTCCTCGTGGACAGGCTCGCGGTTTGACCTGGTTTATGCCTGATGAGGATCAGGGTTTGATTTCTCGCTCTCAAATTCTCGCTCGTATTACCGGCGCTTTGGGCGGTCGCGCCGCTGAAGATGTGATCTTTGGTGATGCCGAAGTTACCACCGGCGCGGGTGGAGACCTGCAACAGGTGGCGGGAATGGCTCGTCAAATGGTGACTCGTTATGGTATGTCTGACCTCGGCCCGCTGTCTCTGGAATCTTCCCAGGGTGAGGTTTTCCTGGGTCGGGATTTTGCTACCCGCACTGAGTATTCTAATCAAATTGCTTCCCGCATTGATTCTCAAATTAAAGCGATCGCCGAACATTGTTATCAAGATGCTTGTCAAATCATTCGCGATCACCGCGAAGTTATCGATCGCCTAGTTGATTTACTCATCGAAAAAGAAACCATTGATGGAGACGAATTTCGGCAAATTGTAGCCGAATACACTGAAGTTCCCGAAAAAGAACGGTTTGCTCCAGTATTATAA
- the crtB gene encoding cyanoexosortase B yields the protein METQPKIPVAIERNLFIGLACALLVLLYGPLLVHWYDGWLNKSISIEHEYFSHGVIGLPFAAYIAWNNRHQWNKLPNQLHPLGGVLLGLGGVFYLSSISDLVNLSFPMILAGLCLWLKGIPGLKLQGIALLFVLLATPNHIPYLIEPLALPLQTFIANMAGFVLIQFNVPVTVDQIYLYVNGQIVEVAPHCAGLKMLFTSLYVGLMLLYWTGAIASRTKTILFLVAAALTSIVANIIRNTLLTLFFGTGNQELFDWLHEGWGGDLYSASMLGLLVIVMKLMQYYFPEQEESEDNGQISPES from the coding sequence ATGGAAACTCAACCGAAAATTCCTGTGGCGATAGAGCGAAATCTATTTATCGGATTGGCTTGCGCCTTGTTGGTGTTATTATACGGCCCTTTGCTCGTGCATTGGTACGATGGCTGGCTGAACAAAAGCATTAGCATCGAACATGAATATTTTAGCCACGGCGTAATTGGTCTACCCTTCGCGGCTTATATTGCATGGAATAACCGCCACCAGTGGAACAAACTACCCAATCAACTGCACCCCTTGGGGGGAGTATTATTAGGACTCGGTGGCGTTTTCTACCTCAGTAGTATCTCCGATTTAGTCAATCTGTCCTTTCCGATGATTCTAGCCGGACTCTGCCTCTGGCTAAAAGGAATACCTGGGTTAAAATTGCAGGGGATAGCCTTATTATTTGTGCTACTGGCAACCCCTAACCATATCCCCTATCTGATAGAGCCTTTAGCCCTGCCTCTACAAACCTTTATCGCTAATATGGCGGGATTTGTTCTGATCCAGTTTAACGTCCCGGTGACAGTAGATCAAATCTATCTCTATGTAAATGGACAAATTGTTGAGGTTGCGCCACACTGTGCTGGCCTGAAAATGTTATTTACCAGTCTGTATGTCGGTTTAATGTTATTGTACTGGACGGGTGCGATCGCTTCGAGAACCAAAACCATCCTCTTCTTGGTGGCAGCAGCTTTGACGAGTATTGTCGCGAATATTATCCGCAATACCCTATTAACTCTGTTTTTCGGCACAGGTAATCAAGAACTTTTTGATTGGCTTCATGAAGGGTGGGGAGGAGACCTATATTCTGCTTCTATGTTGGGTCTATTGGTGATTGTGATGAAATTAATGCAATATTATTTCCCTGAGCAAGAGGAATCCGAAGATAATGGACAAATCAGCCCCGAATCTTGA
- a CDS encoding GumC family protein: MTLPIVKRYLIAFENYKVAGLAAFVVALGISGGVGMILEAPPRPPYEARGVLTYKNPPVLFSQTGQNIRQQGQQLTDRMLLQPRVIEAVLNETMITPRDFRANARIQIRPGEGGQPGTIQVTFRDYNRDRSVEVVNVLMREIIEQSRLINTEQLRNIIDTIQDRMGPARADLREAENTLEEYDRREGATLLAITSGSLPQSIISNRNHVEQLELRLDSINAQIASLEGRLGLNVDQAYVSQALTADPIIAQLRVQLYQIESQLEFLRKDFTDAHPQVADLIKQQQASEQQLQARASEVLGGHGVAAPLRQVDQIRVDSSLDPSRQQIAQNLINLQTQQETLLQEIATSREVGQRLEREYATIPNKQMEKMRLEQQVGYRQALYDKMQAQLADAQAAEAETVSSLQVVQEAAAPDVEDPPPPPSLILVMAAGGFGGVIVGAVLIFALGILSGKFYTWEEIQGALKEREIPILGVVPNVLDDHADWDMPLLLHHNSRYLEPYEQVRSNLFSNGQKPPKVVLMTSTKGPEGKTLTAYNLAIASAKAGKRTLIIEADLRSPSQAERMRLAIDSQDRWEPLRYYGDLNNCIRMVPDVENLYVIPSPGPLKQVTAVLESSEMRRLLKEVRHRFDVVIVDVPAWSDHNDALTLEPLTDGMVLVARANCTMSAQMNQLADQLTETDEEQTGPKKYRPKLLGAIINGAELGLLPEDDGELIDIQGVDSLDRPALPRDLQPIPQLPSGARR; this comes from the coding sequence ATGACTTTACCAATTGTTAAACGCTATTTAATCGCCTTTGAAAACTATAAAGTTGCTGGATTAGCCGCCTTTGTAGTAGCGTTGGGAATTTCTGGGGGGGTGGGTATGATTTTGGAAGCGCCGCCAAGACCTCCCTACGAAGCCAGAGGAGTTTTAACCTATAAAAATCCGCCCGTTTTGTTCTCCCAAACAGGTCAGAATATTCGACAGCAAGGACAACAACTCACGGACCGGATGTTACTACAACCCCGTGTGATTGAGGCGGTGTTAAATGAAACGATGATTACCCCTAGAGATTTTCGTGCTAACGCTAGGATTCAAATTAGACCGGGAGAGGGTGGTCAACCGGGTACAATTCAAGTCACCTTTAGAGATTATAATCGCGATCGCTCTGTGGAAGTGGTCAATGTATTAATGCGGGAGATTATCGAACAGAGCCGTTTAATTAATACCGAACAACTCCGCAATATTATCGACACAATTCAAGATCGCATGGGACCAGCGAGAGCGGACTTGAGAGAAGCTGAAAATACTCTGGAAGAGTATGATAGGCGAGAAGGCGCTACTTTATTGGCGATCACAAGTGGTTCCTTACCTCAGTCGATTATTTCCAATAGAAATCATGTAGAACAGCTTGAATTGAGACTGGATTCTATTAATGCTCAAATCGCTAGTTTGGAAGGTAGACTAGGATTGAATGTCGATCAGGCCTATGTTTCCCAAGCGCTGACCGCTGATCCAATTATTGCTCAATTGCGAGTACAACTGTATCAAATTGAGTCTCAGTTAGAGTTTCTCCGTAAGGATTTTACCGATGCTCATCCCCAGGTAGCAGATTTAATTAAACAACAACAGGCAAGCGAACAGCAATTACAAGCGAGAGCTTCTGAGGTTCTCGGAGGTCATGGAGTGGCGGCTCCCCTGCGACAGGTTGACCAAATTCGGGTTGATTCTTCCTTAGACCCCTCCCGACAGCAAATTGCTCAAAATTTAATTAACCTGCAAACTCAGCAAGAAACTCTACTCCAAGAAATTGCTACTAGCCGTGAGGTGGGACAAAGACTAGAACGGGAATATGCCACTATTCCTAATAAGCAAATGGAGAAAATGCGGCTAGAACAACAGGTGGGTTATAGACAGGCTCTCTACGATAAAATGCAGGCGCAATTGGCTGACGCTCAGGCGGCGGAAGCGGAAACGGTGAGCAGTTTACAGGTGGTTCAGGAGGCGGCGGCTCCTGATGTGGAAGATCCACCACCACCACCTAGTTTAATCCTGGTCATGGCTGCGGGTGGCTTTGGTGGGGTGATAGTTGGTGCGGTGCTGATTTTTGCGTTGGGTATACTTAGCGGTAAATTCTACACCTGGGAGGAGATTCAGGGCGCTTTGAAAGAACGAGAAATTCCGATTCTGGGGGTGGTTCCCAATGTTTTGGATGACCATGCGGATTGGGATATGCCTTTACTACTACATCATAATTCTCGGTATTTGGAACCTTATGAGCAGGTGCGTAGTAATTTGTTCAGTAACGGCCAAAAACCTCCGAAGGTGGTGTTGATGACTAGCACTAAGGGACCGGAAGGTAAGACTCTGACAGCCTATAATTTGGCGATCGCCTCCGCGAAAGCCGGAAAACGGACTTTGATAATTGAGGCAGATTTGCGATCGCCAAGCCAAGCTGAGAGAATGCGATTGGCTATTGATTCTCAAGACCGTTGGGAACCTTTGCGCTATTACGGAGATTTGAATAATTGTATCCGCATGGTTCCAGATGTGGAAAATCTCTATGTGATTCCCTCCCCGGGTCCCTTAAAACAAGTGACGGCGGTGCTAGAGTCTAGTGAGATGCGACGTTTACTTAAAGAGGTGCGCCATCGCTTTGATGTGGTGATTGTCGATGTACCTGCTTGGAGTGATCATAATGATGCCTTGACTCTGGAACCGTTAACTGATGGCATGGTTTTGGTGGCTAGAGCTAATTGTACTATGTCGGCTCAGATGAATCAATTGGCTGATCAGTTGACGGAAACTGATGAGGAGCAAACTGGACCGAAAAAATATCGGCCGAAGTTACTTGGTGCTATTATTAATGGGGCTGAACTCGGTCTTCTGCCTGAAGATGATGGCGAATTGATTGATATTCAGGGTGTTGATTCTTTGGATCGTCCGGCTTTACCTAGGGATTTACAGCCTATTCCTCAATTGCCTTCTGGCGCTAGGCGTTAA
- a CDS encoding ParM/StbA family protein gives MQSNKQPGQSQSQSPLAKATTTTTKPTTTTVVGRSTILSVDLGRTATKSCISRNPADVVFVPSNVAQMSVEKARGGGFESKNTDPLLDLWLEYQGNGFAVGQLAADFGASLFGVDPAANPSKVNDALIKIFACVGYFNLKGDLDVVLGLPFYSQEQFEREKEQIISLLTGPNTLVFRGEQVVVDIQSVRVMPEGYGSLIWCEAQGSKDAPNFADLSVAVVDVGHQTTDFLTVDRFRFARGVSQSEVFAMSKFYEEVAAKIEGADAQSLFLLEAVHKPQGQRFYRPRGATKPANLDEIVPELRKVFARDLCDRVVKWLPERVTDVVITGGGGEFFWQDLQPLLKDAQLRAHLTQPARKANALGQYVYGEAQLAKR, from the coding sequence ATGCAGAGTAACAAACAGCCCGGACAGTCACAGTCACAGTCACCGTTAGCTAAAGCTACCACTACCACAACCAAACCGACCACTACTACTGTAGTCGGCCGCTCAACGATTCTCAGCGTTGACTTGGGGAGAACCGCAACTAAATCTTGTATTAGTCGCAACCCCGCAGATGTGGTTTTTGTTCCCTCGAATGTTGCTCAAATGAGTGTAGAAAAAGCCCGTGGCGGTGGCTTTGAGTCGAAAAACACCGATCCACTGTTGGATCTATGGCTGGAATATCAGGGAAATGGTTTTGCCGTAGGTCAACTGGCTGCTGATTTTGGAGCAAGTCTGTTTGGCGTAGATCCCGCCGCCAACCCCTCCAAGGTGAACGATGCCCTAATTAAGATCTTTGCTTGTGTGGGATATTTCAACCTTAAAGGTGATCTTGATGTGGTGCTGGGCTTACCATTTTACTCTCAAGAACAGTTTGAGCGGGAGAAAGAACAAATTATTAGTCTCCTCACTGGACCCAATACGTTGGTCTTTAGGGGTGAGCAAGTAGTGGTTGATATCCAGAGTGTTCGGGTAATGCCAGAAGGCTATGGTAGCCTGATTTGGTGTGAAGCCCAGGGCAGCAAGGATGCGCCTAACTTTGCGGATCTTTCTGTAGCTGTTGTTGATGTGGGACATCAAACTACGGATTTCTTGACTGTGGATCGCTTCCGCTTTGCTCGTGGGGTTTCTCAGAGTGAAGTGTTTGCCATGAGTAAGTTTTATGAGGAAGTCGCCGCTAAGATTGAGGGAGCCGATGCTCAATCCCTATTCCTCCTAGAGGCAGTACATAAACCTCAAGGACAGCGTTTTTATCGTCCCAGAGGCGCGACTAAACCTGCTAACCTAGATGAAATTGTACCTGAGTTGCGTAAGGTTTTTGCACGGGATCTTTGCGATCGCGTGGTAAAATGGCTCCCAGAAAGGGTCACAGATGTAGTGATTACTGGCGGCGGTGGTGAGTTTTTCTGGCAAGATTTACAACCCCTGCTCAAAGACGCTCAGTTAAGAGCTCATCTGACTCAACCGGCTCGTAAAGCCAACGCCCTAGGACAATATGTCTATGGGGAAGCTCAACTAGCCAAACGCTAA
- a CDS encoding SH3 domain-containing protein, which translates to MNNWSGSVMISIILVTATGWGTAAIAFTDFDSVKPSQELQLAQTPVGACIVNDPTGTPLNVRATPAGKIVGSLPNGTRVILGITDGREGPNWTRIIGPIEGFVWSLYLSNCVYR; encoded by the coding sequence ATGAATAATTGGTCTGGTTCTGTAATGATTTCAATAATCCTAGTCACCGCTACGGGTTGGGGAACAGCAGCGATCGCATTTACTGATTTTGACTCTGTTAAACCGTCTCAGGAATTACAACTCGCTCAAACCCCTGTAGGCGCTTGTATTGTCAATGACCCTACCGGAACTCCCTTAAATGTGCGAGCAACTCCTGCTGGTAAAATTGTTGGTAGTTTACCCAATGGAACTCGCGTAATTTTAGGAATAACAGACGGTAGAGAAGGACCAAACTGGACTCGCATTATCGGACCCATAGAAGGTTTTGTTTGGAGTCTATATTTAAGTAATTGTGTTTATCGATAA
- a CDS encoding 4'-phosphopantetheinyl transferase family protein has translation MWQRVHFTPFGDDAIAPTVEVWQADLDLNLSQIAGLEGLLSAEERQRAARFRRESDRLHFTAARAILRQILASYVGVAPQGLEFAYTPQGKPGLITGNSQGEIQFNLSHSHGKALYAIALNRRVGIDLEKIRPLDGLTLAKRFFCEAEYSQLYNYPKSAQNRAFFQLWTAKEALLKATGTGLMGLKDVEILPQNYGQLFRAKIVGYSPQDWYLKTWEIDNWAAAIAVETLNK, from the coding sequence ATGTGGCAACGGGTTCATTTTACCCCGTTTGGGGATGATGCGATCGCTCCGACTGTGGAGGTTTGGCAGGCTGATTTGGATTTGAATTTAAGTCAAATTGCTGGTCTGGAAGGACTCCTAAGTGCTGAGGAAAGACAAAGGGCGGCGCGGTTTCGTCGGGAGAGCGATCGCCTCCATTTTACCGCCGCTCGTGCCATTCTCCGCCAGATTTTAGCCTCTTATGTGGGGGTGGCTCCCCAGGGGTTGGAATTCGCCTATACTCCCCAGGGAAAACCGGGTTTAATTACCGGAAATTCTCAGGGTGAAATTCAGTTTAATCTTTCCCACTCCCACGGTAAGGCTCTATATGCGATCGCCTTGAACCGCAGAGTTGGTATTGACTTGGAAAAAATCCGCCCCCTGGATGGATTAACCTTAGCCAAACGCTTTTTTTGTGAGGCGGAATATTCCCAACTTTATAACTATCCAAAATCCGCACAAAACCGGGCTTTTTTTCAGCTTTGGACTGCGAAAGAAGCCTTACTAAAAGCCACTGGTACGGGATTAATGGGCTTAAAAGATGTGGAGATTTTACCCCAAAATTATGGTCAACTTTTCCGGGCTAAAATAGTTGGATATTCCCCCCAAGATTGGTATTTAAAAACCTGGGAAATTGACAATTGGGCGGCAGCTATAGCAGTAGAGACCCTGAATAAATAA
- a CDS encoding aminopeptidase P N-terminal domain-containing protein, protein MTTPVEYKQRREQLMAKIGGGTAIFRSAPTAVMHNDVEYSYRQDSDFFYLTGFNEPNAVAVLAPHHEKHKFILFVQPKDPEKETWTGYRVGVDNAKTIYGADEAYPIHELDEKLSQYLQKADRIYYRLGPDQQFNQIILNHWQNLIRVYPKHGTGPIAIQDAGTILHPQRLIKSPKELELMRKAAEISVDAHQRAREFAQPGKYEYQVQAEIEYFFSQHGATPAYPSIVASGENACILHYIENNRQMQDQDLLLIDAGCAYQYYNADITRTFPVNGKFTPEQKTIYELVLRAQIAAIEQVKPGNPYNQLHDTAVRVLVEGLLDLGLLKGDIEEIIKEQKYKHFYMHRTGHWLGLDVHDVGVYQWGEEPQLLQPGQVLTVEPGIYIKPDIKPVEGQPEIHERWLGIGVRIEDDVLVTTDGYEVLTAGVPKSVSAMES, encoded by the coding sequence ATGACCACACCAGTAGAATATAAACAGCGTCGCGAACAGTTAATGGCTAAAATTGGTGGGGGTACTGCCATTTTTAGAAGTGCGCCCACAGCAGTTATGCACAACGACGTTGAATATTCTTACCGCCAAGATAGCGATTTTTTCTACCTAACTGGCTTTAATGAACCCAACGCCGTCGCCGTCTTAGCACCCCACCACGAAAAACATAAATTTATTCTATTTGTACAACCCAAAGACCCCGAAAAAGAAACCTGGACAGGATATCGAGTTGGGGTTGATAATGCTAAAACTATTTATGGTGCTGACGAGGCTTATCCCATTCATGAATTAGACGAAAAATTATCCCAATACCTGCAAAAAGCCGATCGCATTTATTACCGACTAGGACCTGATCAACAATTTAACCAGATAATTCTCAACCATTGGCAAAATTTAATCCGGGTTTATCCTAAACATGGCACAGGTCCCATTGCTATCCAAGATGCTGGCACAATTCTCCATCCTCAAAGGCTAATTAAAAGCCCCAAAGAATTGGAATTGATGCGAAAAGCGGCGGAAATTTCTGTAGATGCTCACCAGAGAGCGCGAGAATTTGCTCAACCCGGGAAGTATGAATATCAGGTACAAGCTGAAATTGAATATTTCTTTAGTCAACATGGTGCGACTCCCGCCTATCCTTCCATTGTCGCCTCTGGTGAAAATGCTTGTATTTTGCATTACATTGAGAATAATCGCCAAATGCAAGACCAGGATTTATTGTTGATTGATGCGGGTTGCGCTTATCAATATTATAATGCTGATATTACTCGCACTTTTCCCGTTAATGGTAAGTTTACACCAGAGCAAAAAACTATTTATGAGTTGGTTTTGCGCGCACAAATCGCCGCCATTGAACAAGTGAAACCAGGAAATCCCTATAACCAGTTACATGATACGGCGGTGCGGGTTTTGGTAGAAGGTTTGCTAGATTTAGGATTACTCAAAGGCGATATTGAGGAGATTATTAAGGAACAAAAATATAAGCATTTTTATATGCACAGAACCGGACATTGGTTGGGTTTAGATGTTCATGATGTCGGGGTTTATCAGTGGGGTGAAGAACCGCAATTATTGCAGCCAGGACAGGTGTTAACTGTGGAACCGGGGATTTATATTAAACCGGATATTAAACCCGTGGAAGGACAACCAGAGATCCATGAGCGATGGCTGGGAATAGGGGTGAGAATTGAGGATGATGTCTTGGTGACAACAGATGGTTATGAGGTTCTTACGGCTGGAGTCCCTAAGTCGGTGTCAGCTATGGAAAGTTAG
- a CDS encoding cyanoexosortase B system-associated protein — protein MDKSAPNLEPTSHETPKLQLKPSQWVLLGFLLVLFLVGTLPGFFRGGWSWSDMPDIQALPQLQTIRREGLTVPGWETTSHDTIQVGARRWSLQSLKQNDTEVLLLLFPQNYYKDQPQVEWMDLQGLQSLRTDSHRTLQLTLDSPQPVTINARFFRAWNPRQTYALVQWYAWHNGGSPAPSHWFFADRQAQLRGDRAPWVAVSIMIPMEPLGDIETVATIAQSLGQDIQKELMTTIFQPE, from the coding sequence ATGGACAAATCAGCCCCGAATCTTGAACCCACCAGCCATGAAACCCCCAAACTACAGCTAAAACCCTCTCAATGGGTACTATTGGGATTTCTCCTAGTCCTATTTTTGGTAGGGACCCTTCCCGGTTTCTTTCGGGGTGGCTGGTCCTGGTCAGATATGCCTGATATTCAAGCTCTCCCTCAACTGCAAACCATTCGCCGTGAGGGTTTAACCGTACCAGGGTGGGAAACTACCAGTCACGATACCATTCAAGTGGGGGCGAGGAGATGGTCTTTGCAGAGCCTCAAACAAAATGATACCGAAGTCCTGCTATTGCTGTTTCCCCAAAACTATTATAAAGACCAGCCCCAAGTCGAATGGATGGATCTGCAAGGGTTACAGAGCCTCAGAACTGACTCCCATCGTACCCTGCAATTGACCCTAGACTCCCCCCAACCAGTGACAATTAACGCCAGATTTTTTCGGGCTTGGAACCCCCGCCAAACCTATGCCCTTGTACAATGGTACGCTTGGCATAATGGCGGTTCTCCCGCACCAAGTCACTGGTTTTTTGCCGATCGCCAAGCTCAACTAAGAGGCGATCGCGCTCCCTGGGTAGCTGTCAGTATTATGATTCCTATGGAGCCTTTGGGTGACATAGAAACAGTGGCAACTATAGCTCAATCCCTCGGTCAGGATATCCAAAAAGAATTGATGACCACGATTTTCCAGCCAGAATAA